In a genomic window of Wyeomyia smithii strain HCP4-BCI-WySm-NY-G18 chromosome 1, ASM2978416v1, whole genome shotgun sequence:
- the LOC129728820 gene encoding uncharacterized protein LOC129728820, producing the protein MNINELPVEMLEHIFQFLQFRHLKIASTVCRQWNQAAFSWPNLLKVKLIFGSDNICERTIPALEITHQRRYRNITFSFRDAQADQPLVHHFCKVLQEFQKSLESLEIDWHVQDAALDLLMLAKLLKYAPGLKELFVYDYTNAEFTHDPSCSLHFAPMMFLDKVRLPHSVMGDVRFNFAQFAPNVTHVDVKFDGRHPWDSIRALQEQLCALGIDTATQGNFKHLWSMEPRKLRKLELNRNDCDFIMPNDVKPRSIGNFFQHCSALTVLMLELKVPMEVYQIVADSCLQLESLLVSEIDDGWEFLSIVQHSKKLRRLIIVKTFFDSNQRYIRTTRLPNVQNLTIEFPEIYDTSRFFDQLNLLLPNIRTFQLTQYNKFLEYSFNLKILQALFRSKMQRLEKLILFDTGADFPSHLFNQLNLFPRLNEFWLTCEALAPWSRSAIVPGVRSLAVNAKISKFQLQALLKVFPSLTRLDVPHAEEQPTPGSLNCEVGFCKNGFCLESYGSL; encoded by the exons ATGAATATAAACGAGCTTCCGGTTGAG ATGCTGGAGCATATTTTCCAATTTCTCCAGTTTCGGCATCTTAAAATCGCCTCCACCGTCTGCCGGCAATGGAATCAAGCGGCATTTTCATGGCCAAATTTGCTGAAGGTCAAATTAATTTTTGGCTCTGATAACATTTGTGAGCGTACAATCCCGGCTTTGGAAATCACCCATCAGAGGAGATACCGCAATATAACCTTTAGCTTCCGGGATGCTCAAGCTGATCAGCCGTTGGTGCATCATTTCTGTAAGGTTCTCCAAGAATTTCAAAAGTCGTTAGAAAGCTTGGAAATCGATTGGCATGTGCAGGATGCGGCACTGGATTTACTCATGTTGGCAAAGCTTTTGAAATATGCCCCAGGACTCAAAGAACTATTCGTTTATGATTACACGAACGCTGAATTTACTCACGATCCCAGTTGTTCACTTCATTTTGCACCGATGATGTTTTTGGACAAAGTACGCCTTCCTCACAGTGTGATGGGCGATGTTCGATTTAATTTTGCGCAATTTGCACCCAACGTTACACATGTCGATGTAAAGTTTGATGGTAGGCATCCATGGGATTCAATCCGAGCCCTGCAAGAGCAGCTGTGCGCTCTAGGAATCGATACTGCAACTCAGGGTAATTTCAAGCACCTTTGGTCGATGGAACCACGAAAGCTACGGAAACTTGAATTGAACAGAAATGACTGTGATTTTATCATGCCAAACGACGTGAAGCCTCGTAGTATTGGTAATTTTTTCCAGCATTGTTCGGCGCTAACTGTTCTTATGCTTGAGTTAAAAGTTCCCATGGAAGTTTATCAAATCGTTGCCGATAGTTGTTTGCAGCTTGAATCGTTGTTAGTATCGGAAATTGACGATGGCTGGGAGTTTTTGTCGATCGTTCAACACTCGAAAAAGCTGCGACGTCTTATAATAGTCAAAACTTTTTTCGATTCCAACCAGAGATATATTAGAACCACCCGACTGCCAAACGTGCAAAACTTGACGATAGAATTCCCGGAAATTTATGACACCTCTCGGTTCTTTGATCAGCTGAATCTGCTCTTACCGAATATAAGAACATTTCAACTAACGCAGTACAACAAGTTTTTGGAATATtctttcaatttgaaaattctGCAAGCATTGTTCCGCAGCAAAATGCAAAGGTTGGAAAAGCTGATTTTGTTTGATACG GGTGCAGATTTTCCTTCGCATCTATTTAACCAGCTCAACCTTTTTCCTCGACTGAACGAATTTTGGCTGACTTGCGAGGCGCTCGCTCCATGGAGTCGATCAGCGATAGTTCCCGGTGTGCGTAGTTTAGCCGTGAATGCTAAA ATAagtaaatttcaacttcaagcGTTGCTGAAAGTTTTCCCATCACTGACCAGGTTAGACGTGCCACATGCGGAAGAACAACCCACTCCAGGAAGCTTGAATTGCGAAGTAGGGTTTTGTAAAAATGGGTTTTGCCTAGAGTCCTACGGCTCTTTGTGA